The following is a genomic window from Mya arenaria isolate MELC-2E11 chromosome 4, ASM2691426v1.
ACAAAAGTTGAATAATTATGTCTTGTTGCGAATTAAAAAGACTTCTATTTGAGCTCCAATTAAgattttcatttgatatctGCAGAATCATTTATTACGaagaaacgtttaaaaagtGTCACCCTCATTTAATGCTCTGTATAAAGTAAGTATGTTtctcaacattttaaacaacattaacgAACGGCCTTCCTTGGTGCAACAGTTGGAGGGAAGGTGTTTCAAACGTTCCTGTTTAATTGAGTTTAGAGGAACAATCTTTTCCATGAGTAAAACAAACCCTTTGCGGCATATTTTGGGGTAATAAAgagttgaccaaattttacgaaagaagattttatcggAGTTTGGATAATTTCGGAAGTCTttcgaaaatatatattttgagtaTAAATGCCATAGACAACCCAATCGACAATGTGATGCGGTTTCCTggagaaatgttttcaaataagaaagatattaaataaaattgtgaaaataagggattaaatttatttcctgattaaatagtattattatatatacatataaaattcaAGAACAGAGCAGATGTGAACACAACAAGGATGaacaaaaaagacatttttCTTGCCCTATTTAATTACTCGTTTGTCATTTCTGAAAAATAGTTATTGGTTTAGtattctttttactttttttaggACACAATGGGAATGGAATATTCAGTCTTGGAAGCCTTCTAAATTGTCTGAgtaccatatttttttaagaataatttgTTGGCATTTGTGCTTGTGTAAACCCATTTGCATGAACGCATGCCTTTCCGCACTGGCAAAAATGGGGGCTAATCAATACATGGTTTGGCTAACTTTGatcattcaaaacaaacaacaacattattcatataatttgttggtgatcttaaaaaaatgttactcaAACTTACAACTTCTTGCGTTTTATCTTTCATCGTTTCATCTTTATTTCAGTtcgaaataatgaaaaaacGACAACACAACCCTAAAAGCAAGGCTGCAGTGGTGTTGAAGTTCGCAGTAATGGTGGTGTTGCTAGGATACGCGGCCTCCTACAGACTGGTAACGCGGAACGAGCGGCCGGTGCTGCCATGTGAGAGGTGCGACACAGGGACGATCCACCCGTACACCATCAAGACGCTGGCGCCGGTGTGCGCCGCGTGCGGGGATCTGTACGGCCCTGGGTACGAGTACTGCTGCATCTGCCACGAGACATTTTTCGAGAAGTGCGTGAGCGCCGCCGGCAGATAACCCTGACAACACACTGTCTGTTACAGAAATCCTTTTTTTTAAtgagtatttgtttgtttatgaaatatatcttattttacTTCGATCACTATGACTTACTAGCGTTTATTTATTAGGCTGATACTCgaattatatacttatatacacACTTATGTAGGCTAAAAATGGCGAGGAACTGGATGTCAAAGTTTTAGTGCCGCGTTTTTTGATAACTATTGGTTTAGGAAACAAATAGCTTATATTTACCTGTATGCATTGCAGAATAATGTGTGTAAACCCCATTGATACGTTCTATAGAGACAGTTCGACTTATTTTACACAAACCGATTGTAGCATTGAGTAATAAAAACTCGgtaaatgatgaaaaa
Proteins encoded in this region:
- the LOC128229772 gene encoding uncharacterized protein LOC128229772, with translation MQFEIMKKRQHNPKSKAAVVLKFAVMVVLLGYAASYRLVTRNERPVLPCERCDTGTIHPYTIKTLAPVCAACGDLYGPGYEYCCICHETFFEKCVSAAGR